One genomic window of Sphingomonas ginsengisoli An et al. 2013 includes the following:
- a CDS encoding DUF3489 domain-containing protein, producing MAKEAKKTLTKLDKVLAQLQRPTGASIAEMMKVTGWQAHSVRGALAGTLKKKGHQTTNEVVDGVRRYRIVAAEQ from the coding sequence ATGGCAAAGGAAGCCAAGAAAACACTCACCAAGCTCGACAAGGTGTTGGCCCAACTGCAGCGACCCACGGGCGCGAGCATCGCCGAAATGATGAAAGTGACTGGCTGGCAGGCCCACAGCGTGCGCGGCGCACTAGCCGGCACCTTGAAGAAGAAGGGCCATCAGACCACCAACGAGGTGGTCGACGGCGTACGGCGTTACCGCATCGTCGCGGCTGAACAATGA
- a CDS encoding DUF2924 domain-containing protein, whose amino-acid sequence MEEQVAALEQMDLHQLRAEWDLRFGAPPTARSAKMVRLALAWRIQAQALGGLSREMRDALARTGRVVAEGQDLGAGATLRRTWDGVEHVVTVQEGSFDWNGRRFRSLSGVATAIAGTRWNGRRFFGLRS is encoded by the coding sequence GTGGAGGAGCAGGTTGCGGCCCTTGAGCAGATGGACCTGCATCAGCTTCGAGCCGAATGGGACCTGCGCTTCGGCGCACCTCCCACCGCGCGATCGGCAAAAATGGTCCGACTCGCTCTCGCATGGCGCATCCAGGCGCAGGCGCTTGGCGGACTCAGCCGAGAGATGCGCGATGCTTTGGCGCGAACCGGCCGGGTCGTAGCTGAAGGTCAGGATCTCGGCGCTGGTGCCACCCTGCGCCGAACCTGGGACGGCGTAGAGCATGTCGTCACCGTGCAGGAAGGCAGCTTCGACTGGAACGGGCGCAGGTTCCGCAGCCTGTCGGGTGTTGCCACGGCAATTGCCGGCACACGGTGGAATGGTCGCCGCTTCTTCGGACTACGCTCGTGA